One genomic segment of Pyrinomonadaceae bacterium includes these proteins:
- a CDS encoding DEAD/DEAH box helicase, translating to MSTQLKLRDYQRGAIDAVFDAWSDGMRRPAIVLPTGMGKTVVFAHLIQEFRDHYVSGGMGSPADSAPGGRVIVLVHRDELADQAINKIRAVAPELSVGKVKADDNEIHADVMVCSVQTISRHGRRATLVAAQQRAGAVGLIITDECHHAAAVSYQEVYAAFPHALQLGVTATMARGDGVGLGTQWEDVVYTRSILNGIANGHLVDVKAHNVDVEGFALDRVKVSRGDYQASDLGEALEDSGGDLVIAKAYQEHASDRPGIVFTPTVATAELTRDALRATGITAASISGETPREERLGIFEDFRTGRTQVLVNCMVLTEGFDAPWASCAVIARPTRSQPLYIQMVGRVLRPWPAGGKKDALVLNLNGAGGKLSTLIDLEPGLVEEIREGETLTEAVEREEAEGHTLITRGHPAFGLKMSEVNLFAASGTAWLSTAGGIMFIGAGDWTYFLWPSKAEAGGWDVCRKPKRGKWERTAHTGLTAELAMSWAEAEAENHGSFSVSRKASWRGGKASEAQLTFAYGLGIDTTGMGKADVSDAISVALESRALDPYIGVV from the coding sequence ATGAGCACGCAGCTGAAACTCCGGGACTACCAACGCGGGGCCATCGACGCGGTGTTCGACGCGTGGTCCGATGGCATGCGCCGGCCCGCGATCGTCCTCCCCACGGGCATGGGCAAGACCGTGGTGTTCGCTCACCTGATCCAAGAGTTCCGTGACCACTACGTGAGCGGCGGCATGGGCTCCCCGGCCGACTCCGCCCCCGGGGGCCGTGTCATCGTGCTGGTGCACCGTGACGAACTCGCGGACCAGGCGATCAACAAGATCCGTGCCGTGGCCCCGGAGCTGTCCGTGGGCAAGGTGAAGGCGGACGACAACGAGATCCATGCCGACGTCATGGTCTGCTCGGTGCAGACGATCAGCCGTCACGGCCGGCGCGCCACCCTGGTCGCCGCTCAGCAGCGCGCTGGTGCCGTGGGCCTGATCATCACGGATGAGTGCCACCACGCGGCGGCCGTGTCGTACCAGGAGGTCTATGCCGCGTTCCCGCACGCGCTCCAGCTGGGTGTCACCGCGACCATGGCGCGAGGTGACGGGGTCGGGCTCGGAACCCAGTGGGAGGACGTGGTCTATACCCGCTCGATCCTGAACGGCATCGCCAACGGCCACTTGGTCGACGTGAAGGCGCACAACGTGGACGTGGAGGGGTTCGCCCTGGACCGGGTGAAGGTGTCCCGGGGCGACTATCAGGCCAGTGACCTCGGAGAAGCGCTGGAGGACTCGGGCGGCGACCTGGTCATCGCCAAGGCGTACCAGGAGCACGCGAGTGACCGGCCGGGGATCGTTTTCACTCCCACTGTGGCCACGGCTGAGTTGACCCGGGACGCGCTGAGAGCCACCGGCATCACCGCCGCGTCCATCTCCGGCGAGACGCCCCGGGAAGAGCGGCTCGGGATCTTTGAGGACTTCCGCACGGGCCGCACCCAGGTGCTGGTGAACTGCATGGTGCTCACGGAGGGGTTCGACGCCCCGTGGGCCAGTTGCGCAGTGATCGCGCGCCCGACCCGCTCTCAGCCCCTGTATATCCAGATGGTGGGGCGTGTGCTGCGCCCGTGGCCGGCGGGCGGTAAGAAGGACGCGCTCGTTCTGAACCTGAACGGCGCCGGCGGGAAGCTGTCCACGCTCATCGACCTGGAACCCGGGCTCGTCGAAGAGATCCGGGAGGGCGAGACCCTCACCGAGGCCGTGGAGCGGGAAGAGGCCGAGGGCCACACGCTCATCACCCGGGGCCACCCCGCGTTCGGGCTCAAGATGAGCGAGGTGAACCTGTTTGCCGCGTCCGGCACCGCGTGGCTGTCCACGGCGGGCGGGATCATGTTCATCGGCGCCGGAGACTGGACGTACTTCCTGTGGCCGTCCAAGGCGGAGGCAGGCGGGTGGGACGTCTGCCGGAAACCGAAGCGGGGGAAGTGGGAGCGGACCGCTCACACGGGGCTCACGGCGGAGCTGGCCATGTCGTGGGCCGAGGCCGAGGCCGAGAACCACGGCTCGTTCTCGGTGTCCCGAAAGGCTTCCTGGCGGGGCGGGAAAGCGAGCGAGGCTCAGCTGACGTTCGCGTACGGGCTCGGCATCGACACCACGGGCATGGGCAAGGCGGACGTGTCCGACGCCATCTCCGTGGCGCTGGAGTCCCGTGCGTTGGACCCGTACATCGGTGTTGTCTGA